A single window of Cataglyphis hispanica isolate Lineage 1 chromosome 2, ULB_Chis1_1.0, whole genome shotgun sequence DNA harbors:
- the LOC126858768 gene encoding zinc transporter 1 isoform X1, whose product MQGDIRISSLKETRIWMSDVLSLSRSRLDEKYYVRVMAVKEWFRRLQPVQLYLVLFFTTTFFLIEIIASHVTHSLTLLLNAYHMLCNIVALVGCIASIKYSYRERYSSNSNCSSVGNSSICINGEEQGSVTSLSTKTKESWSDRKMKNTFGWARIDIVTMLVCCVFLASFCFSLLMEALQTLVHIDHLDEMHHPLPVLCIGASGILLNVLCYILIGGFTFNQGIFVHVTEKGDVILCRNMNLQERKDGEQQLSAQTRRSPLAIPKSQGFREMCRDVLGCVFVILVSILVYFTDSDVAKYIDPVFAIISSISLFILCYPYMKESGLILLQTIPNHINIDSLKRELLQAFPGIVNVHDLHVWQLAGEKIISTAHIIFLDPTVYASITDQVTAFFVEMGITQVTIQPEFHKMKPNMDKTDCLIRCHGEHCSSSQCCSRENFLEDAACKTEKNTHPITKKYDKKEIIPATCAISLERFTNNAEEALVMRTVKSDPIVEKSEHDSTNENTSRLNSEQK is encoded by the exons ATGCAAGGGGACATCAGGATTTCGTCGCTAAAAGAGACGCGCATTTGGATGAGCGAcgttttgtctctctctcgttcgcgTTTGGATGAGAAATATTACGTTAG GGTCATGGCTGTAAAAGAGTGGTTCAGAAGACTGCAACCGGTGCAGCTATACCTGGTGCTGTTCTTTACCACGACTTTTTTCTTAATCGAGATCATCGCTAGTCATGTGACGCATTCGCTGACTCTACTCCTCAACGCATATCACATGCTCTGCAATATCGTGGCACTTGTCGGTTGTATCGCCTCGATCAAG TATAGCTATCGAGAAAGATACAGTAGCAATAGCAACTGCAGTTCAGTGGGGAATTCATCAATTTGCATTAACGGGGAAGAACAGGGTTCCGTCACATCTTTATCAACAAAAACGAAG GAATCATGGTCGgacagaaaaatgaaaaacacaTTTGGATGGGCCAGAATCGACATTGTCACGATGCTCGTTTGCTGCGTTTTTTTGGCATCTTTTTGTTTCTCCCTATTAATGGAGGCATTGCAGACATTGGTGCACATCGATCATCTGGATGAAATGCATCACCCATTGCCCGTGCTGTGCATCGGTGCTTCCGGAATACTCTTGaatgttttatgttatattttaatcggaGGATTCACGTTTAATCAGGGAATCTTCGTGCACGTCACTGAGAAAGGAGATGTAATACTTTGcag gaATATGAATTTACAAGAAAGAAAGGATGGCGAGCAACAGTTGTCGGCACAGACTAGACGAAGTCCACTGGCAATACCAAAAAGTCAAGGCTTTAGGGAAATGTGTCGAGATGTTCTCGGATGCGTTTTCGTCATTCTAGTATCGATTTTAGTTTATTTCACCGATTCCGATGTGGCCAAATACATTGATCCAGTCTTTGCCATTATTTCGTCAATTTCCTTGTTCATCCTTTGCTACCCGTACA TGAAAGAATCGGGTTTGATTCTACTTCAAACAATTCCAAATCATATAAACATCGATTCTCTCAAAAGAGAATTGTTGCAAGCTTTTCCGGGTATCGTGAATGTCCATGATTTACACGTATGGCAATTAGCAGgagaaaaaatcatttccaCAGcacatatcatatttttagatcCAACG gTTTATGCTAGTATCACGGATCAAGTCACTGCCTTTTTTGTCGAAATGGGCATTACGCAGGTTACTATACAGCCAGAATTTCATAAG ATGAAACCGAATATGGATAAAACTGATTGTCTGATTCGTTGTCACGGGGAACACTGCAGTTCTTCCCAGTGTTGCTCGCGGGAAAATTTCTTAGAGGATGCTGCGTGCAAGACGGAAAAGAACACGCATCCAATCACTAAAAAGTACGATAAAAAGGAGATAATACCAGCTACATGTGCGATTAGTTTGGAGAGATTTACTAATAATGCGGAAGAAGCCCTAGTGATGCGAACTGTCAAGAGCGATCCAATAGTAGAAAAATCTGAACACGATTCGACGAATGAAAACACATCTCGTTTGAACAGCgaacaaaaataa
- the LOC126858768 gene encoding zinc transporter 1 isoform X2 produces the protein MAVKEWFRRLQPVQLYLVLFFTTTFFLIEIIASHVTHSLTLLLNAYHMLCNIVALVGCIASIKYSYRERYSSNSNCSSVGNSSICINGEEQGSVTSLSTKTKESWSDRKMKNTFGWARIDIVTMLVCCVFLASFCFSLLMEALQTLVHIDHLDEMHHPLPVLCIGASGILLNVLCYILIGGFTFNQGIFVHVTEKGDVILCRNMNLQERKDGEQQLSAQTRRSPLAIPKSQGFREMCRDVLGCVFVILVSILVYFTDSDVAKYIDPVFAIISSISLFILCYPYMKESGLILLQTIPNHINIDSLKRELLQAFPGIVNVHDLHVWQLAGEKIISTAHIIFLDPTVYASITDQVTAFFVEMGITQVTIQPEFHKMKPNMDKTDCLIRCHGEHCSSSQCCSRENFLEDAACKTEKNTHPITKKYDKKEIIPATCAISLERFTNNAEEALVMRTVKSDPIVEKSEHDSTNENTSRLNSEQK, from the exons ATGGCTGTAAAAGAGTGGTTCAGAAGACTGCAACCGGTGCAGCTATACCTGGTGCTGTTCTTTACCACGACTTTTTTCTTAATCGAGATCATCGCTAGTCATGTGACGCATTCGCTGACTCTACTCCTCAACGCATATCACATGCTCTGCAATATCGTGGCACTTGTCGGTTGTATCGCCTCGATCAAG TATAGCTATCGAGAAAGATACAGTAGCAATAGCAACTGCAGTTCAGTGGGGAATTCATCAATTTGCATTAACGGGGAAGAACAGGGTTCCGTCACATCTTTATCAACAAAAACGAAG GAATCATGGTCGgacagaaaaatgaaaaacacaTTTGGATGGGCCAGAATCGACATTGTCACGATGCTCGTTTGCTGCGTTTTTTTGGCATCTTTTTGTTTCTCCCTATTAATGGAGGCATTGCAGACATTGGTGCACATCGATCATCTGGATGAAATGCATCACCCATTGCCCGTGCTGTGCATCGGTGCTTCCGGAATACTCTTGaatgttttatgttatattttaatcggaGGATTCACGTTTAATCAGGGAATCTTCGTGCACGTCACTGAGAAAGGAGATGTAATACTTTGcag gaATATGAATTTACAAGAAAGAAAGGATGGCGAGCAACAGTTGTCGGCACAGACTAGACGAAGTCCACTGGCAATACCAAAAAGTCAAGGCTTTAGGGAAATGTGTCGAGATGTTCTCGGATGCGTTTTCGTCATTCTAGTATCGATTTTAGTTTATTTCACCGATTCCGATGTGGCCAAATACATTGATCCAGTCTTTGCCATTATTTCGTCAATTTCCTTGTTCATCCTTTGCTACCCGTACA TGAAAGAATCGGGTTTGATTCTACTTCAAACAATTCCAAATCATATAAACATCGATTCTCTCAAAAGAGAATTGTTGCAAGCTTTTCCGGGTATCGTGAATGTCCATGATTTACACGTATGGCAATTAGCAGgagaaaaaatcatttccaCAGcacatatcatatttttagatcCAACG gTTTATGCTAGTATCACGGATCAAGTCACTGCCTTTTTTGTCGAAATGGGCATTACGCAGGTTACTATACAGCCAGAATTTCATAAG ATGAAACCGAATATGGATAAAACTGATTGTCTGATTCGTTGTCACGGGGAACACTGCAGTTCTTCCCAGTGTTGCTCGCGGGAAAATTTCTTAGAGGATGCTGCGTGCAAGACGGAAAAGAACACGCATCCAATCACTAAAAAGTACGATAAAAAGGAGATAATACCAGCTACATGTGCGATTAGTTTGGAGAGATTTACTAATAATGCGGAAGAAGCCCTAGTGATGCGAACTGTCAAGAGCGATCCAATAGTAGAAAAATCTGAACACGATTCGACGAATGAAAACACATCTCGTTTGAACAGCgaacaaaaataa
- the LOC126858790 gene encoding polyprenol reductase-like yields MDVNIVYYVLLFQSLFIGLTSLLINYMEPYLPVFISRGFRFGRSSSKTHHSLLAKLEISKKCFGHYYIISGPILLFLFCFALNKYFYNENAPEIVLSLLDTLFGTSRKALVSVESVILAIFVFSIHIWKRIYEMYYICVFSDQKINIFHYILTFSHYTMTLVSLIGESEGFVRGSHTDLSSHKLTIAQLVCAIIFLWSTYIQLKSNFILASLRKNQYGDVVTKEHKIPIGGLFNYISNPLQLSEIIIYLMLSGILWQASTFHYVTLFVMINQIECAILYDQWYRTTFKNYPKERKILIPYIW; encoded by the exons atggaTGTAAACAtagtatattatgttttactttttcaatCACTTTTTATCGGATTGACaagcttattaattaattatatggaaCCCTATTTACCTGTTTTTATATCTCGCGGTTTTCGCTTTGGGAGAAGTAGCTCGAAAACTCACCACTCTTTATTAGCAAAACTTGAAATATCCAAAaa atgcttcggacattattatataatctctgGACCAatactgttatttttattttgctttgcgttaaacaaatatttctacaatgAAAATGCTCCAGAAATTGTGCTCTCATTATTGGATACATTATTTGGAACATCAAGAAAGGCTTTAG taTCAGTGGAAAGTGTAATTTTAGCTATTTTCGTGTTTTCCATACATATCTGGAAAcgaatatatgaaatgtattatatctGCGTATTTAgcgatcaaaaaataaatatattccattATATACTTACATTCTCACATTATACGATGACATTAGTATCTCTAATTGGGGAATCTGAAGGTTTTGTTAGAG GCTCGCACACGGATTTGTCCTCGCATAAATTGACAATTGCACAATTGGTAtgcgcaattatatttttatggtcGACATATATACAacttaaaagtaattttattcttgcaaGCTTACGTAAGAATCAATATGGTGACGTTGTGACTAAAGAGCACAAAATACCGATCGGCGGactatttaattacatatcaaATCCGTTGCAACTAtcggaaataataatatatttaatgttgtcTGGAATCCTCTGGCAAGCTTCTACATTTCATTATGTCACTCTTTTTGTTATGATAAATcag atcgAATGTGCAATTTTGTATGATCAATGGTATCGAACCACTTTCAAGAATTATccaaaagagaggaaaattttGATTCCTTACATTTGGTAA